Proteins from a single region of Cryptococcus neoformans var. grubii H99 chromosome 5, complete sequence:
- a CDS encoding rab family protein produces MGSLQWDYILKYVLIGDSSVGKSSLLVRLTDDRFDLTEPTLGVEFGSRILTVGEQGKRVKVQCWDTAGTESFRSITRSYFRGAAGALLVYDVTRRDSFEHVTSWLDDLRRHADENVSIILVANKTDLCSPTPPSLPTASYGQAIPPPSPTPSSSPQSNFRPRAVTSQEGMLFAKSNNLLYVETSAKEGWNVENAFEWTAREILKRVTEEELERKKGGNGVKLGEGKMARGCC; encoded by the exons ATGGGATCTCTACAGTGGGACTACATCCTCAAATACGTCCTGATCGGCGACTCCTCCGTCGGCAAATCATCACTTCTCGTTCGTCTGACCGATGATCGTTTTGACCTTACAGAACCAACCCTTGGTGTTGAGTTTGGGAGCCGGATATTGACTGTAGgcgagcaaggaaagagggtcAAAGTGCAGTGCTGGGATACCGCAGGGACTGAGAGTTTTAGAAGTATAACCCGGAGTTATTTTAGGGGGGCGGCTGGAGCATTGCTGGTTTATGATGTTACACGGCGAGACT CATTTGAACATGTTACTTCTTGGCTTGACGACCTTAGACGGCATGCCGATGAAAACGTGTCTATCATAT TGGTCGCGAACAAGACCGATCTGTGCTCTCCTACTCCGCCATCACTTCCTACAGCATCATACGGCCAAGCAattccacctccttcccctacaccatcttcatcacccCAATCCAACTTTAGACCCCGAGCGGTTACTTCTCAAGAAGGAATGTTATTCGCTAAATCAAATAATTTGCTCTATGTCGAGACTTCagcaaaagaaggatggaatgTTGAGAATGCGTTTGAATGGACGGCCAGAGAGATTTTGAAGCGGGTtacggaagaagaacttgaGAGGAAAAAGGGTGGCAACGGCGTTAAGctgggagagggaaagatggCAAGGGGGTGTTGTTGA
- a CDS encoding ferric-chelate reductase: MTMCLIEDCPTSAQRMAASANADSWYKAMHWARTTAIGCLVLIALLAILNWSRWHFRYRPRKLTAALRGLGYPHLAFIDLSLGITLGLFALFMSLFIWCFQMRPYYRPGVEWGNPPLGIRAGWIAQALVPFVFVMGSRINPLAWITRVEASRWMIWHQYGARVLLFFSTIHTFIILYAPYRQGGISWTRAYWTMYNKPSDFFNSYGLMVNGTFALAALSWIVFSSFAKIRNWNYEFFIVQHIFSVFAFLISLWPHVKVSIPDGLYYVYASVAVWGFSILIRFFWETAEFAGLGKWKGKATLQGFGGDEMSGKGGATRLVVETKRGSWEVGQYVYLRVPSVNPFQSHPFTIASTPLTNSDVDTSLPLTVLISTHSGITKRIARSALSNSSKSIPVIVQGPFGGFGEKLERFDKVLVICGGVGAAMGWPVVNKLIRERRKVKMIWSVRSIDCLEWFNDDRSFNRSNVIIHLTGPNSNQMSTFSAPLKSISSKIESKPVEIETTSGTPSDEGKLFDIPSGTAVNSSRCNINKVLQEYTEGMDQGERLAVLVCGPVSMLADTANAVAKLQWDIVRGKSVLGEAWMHKERFGW, translated from the exons ATGACGATGTGTTTAATTGAGGACTGTCCAACCTCGGCCCAGAGGATGGCGGCCTCAGCCAACGCTGATTCATG GTACAAAGCTATGCACTGGGCACGCACGACTGCTATTGGGTGCTTGGTTCTGATCGCGCTTCTCGCTATACTCAATTGGTCGCGATGGCATTTCAGATACCGGCCTCGAAAACTTACAGCTGCTCTTCGGGGGCTTGGCTACCCGCACTTGGCTTTTATCGACTTGAGCTTGGGCATTACTCTC GGTCTTTTCGCCCTCTTTATGTCACTTTTCATCTGGTGTTTCCAGATGAGACCATACTATCGCCCCGGTGTCGAGTGGGGTAACCCCCCTCTTGGTATCCGGGCGGGATGGATCGCACAAGCTCTCGTGCCGTTTGTTTTCGTCATGGGGAGCAGGATTAACCCCCTGGCTTGGATTACGAGGGTGGAAGCGTCaagatggatgatttgGCATCAATATGGTGCAAGAGTTTTAC TTTTCTTCTCTACTATACATACGTTTATAATTCTCTATGCGCCCTACAGGCAAGGTGGCATCTCCTGGACTAGGGCTTATTGGACGATGTACAACAAACCATCCGATTTCTTCAACAGCTATGGACTTATGGTGAATGGTACATTTGCGCTGGCTGCATTGAGTTGGATAGTATTTTCGAGTTTTGCAAAGATCCGCAATTG GAATTACGAGTTCTTCATAGTTCAACATATTTTCTCGGTCTTCGCATTCCTTATCTCCCTCTGGCCTCATGTGAAAGTATCCATCCCTGACGGTCTATATTACGTTTATGCCTCTGTCGCCGTTTGGGGGTTCTCTATCCTCATTCGTTTCTTCTGGGAGACCGCAGAGTTTGCAGGGCTGGGTAAATGGAAAGGTAAAGCGACATTGCAAGGTTTTGGAGGCGATGAAATGAGTGGGAAGGGTGGTGCGACGAGATTGGTGGTAGAGACTAAAAGAGGGTCGTGGGAGGTTGGGCAGTATGTCTATCTTCGAGTGCCCTCAGTCAACCCTTTT CAATCCCATCCATTCACCATCGCCTCAACGCCCCTAACTAACAGCGATGTCGATACTTCTTTACCGCTCACCGTCCTCATCTCTACCCACTCAGGCATCACCAAACGTATCGCCCGTTCCGCCCTATCTAATTCATCCAAATCAATTCCTGTCATTGTCCAAGGTCCCTTTGGTGGATTCGGCGAGAAGCTAGAAAGATTTGATAAGGTCTTAGTGATCTGTGGTGGGGTGGGAGCTGCGATGGGATGGCCAGTGGTTAATAAACTAATcagagaaaggagaaaagtcAAAATGATTTGGAGTGTCCGAAGTATAG ACTGCCTTGAGTGGTTCAATGATGACAGATCTTTTAATCGCTCCAACGTTATCATCCACCTTACAGGCCCCAATTCCAACCAAATGAGCACATTTTCCGCTCCCCTGAAATCCATCTCAAGCAAGATTGAATCTAAACCCGTCGAAATTGAAACTACCAGTGGCACCCCGAGCGATGAGGGAAAACTTTTCGATATCCCATCTGGAACAGCTGTTAATTCCAGTCGGTGTAACATCAACAAAGTCTTGCAGGAGTATACAGAGGGAATGGACCAAGGTGAACGACTTGCCGTTCTTG TATGTGGCCCGGTCTCTATGTTAGCTGATACTGCCAATGCTGTTGCGAAACTGCAATGGGATATTGTGAGGGGAAAGAGCGTCCTTGGGGAGGCGTGGATGCACAAGGAAAGGTTTGGGTGgtag